The window TCGGGGAAGGTCTGACGCTTGCCGCTGCGCGGCGGCCATTCCACCTCGAAACTGTTGCTGCGAATGCTGCGCAGATCGATGTCGAACTCGGCCGCGAACGCGGTGACGATCTTGCCGCCGCGCTGCTTGACCTGACCAAGCGAAGTCAGCGGCGTGGACAGCTCAAGTCCAAGCTCCTCGGCAAATTCCCGTCGCGCGGCGATGTCTGCGTCTTCTCCGTCCGCGTACTCGCCTTTCGGGATCGACCAGGCGCCGAGGTCCTTGTTGCGCCAGAACGGCCCTCCGGGATGAACGAGCAGGACCTCGATCTCCCCGCGCTTCCGATAGGCAATGATCCCGGCGCTCTTCGATGGCATCGCAGGTTCCGTGTAGGCGCATTCGCTCGGGAAAAAGTGGAACAGACGGTTTTAGCGCAGGTTAATAGCCAACGCTTCAACCGAACAAGGGAGTGAACCATGATCCGCCTGTTGGCAACGACAGCCTTAGGGCTGGTGCTGGCGAACGCCGCCTTTGCGCAATCGCCAAACACCAACACCAAGTCCGAGCAGACGCCGCAATCCCAGTCCAATTCCACAGCTCCGTCAACGACCTCGCCGTCTGGCGCAGCACAAACGCAGCAGTCGCCATCGCAACCGCAGCAATCATCAACGCCGGGAGCGTCGACACAGAATACCCAGGCGACCACTCCGTCTTCCGGGTCGGCCAATTCCAGCTCCGGGACCAACGCCACCAACAGCGCGGACACGTCCTCCCGGCCGCCCAACAGTACGGCCAACTCCAACACGGCCGGCAACCAGCCCGCCTCGCAGCAGAGCGCCAATCCGCCGGCGGCAAACGCGAACCAGGCGCAGGATCGCTCCAATCCTCCGGCGAACAACACCAATCAGGCGCAGCAGGCGCCCAATGCGTCTGGAACCAACCAAGCCCAGCAATCGCCAAACACGTCGAGCAGCAATCAGGCGCAGGACCAGCGGAACGGTGCGAATTCACAGGCCGCCGCGCGCACCGACGTCAACCTCAACAAGCAGCAGGAGACCAAGATCAGCGCGTCCATCTCCCATCTCAACGTGCGGCCGCTGACCAGCGTCAACTTCTCGCTCAACGTCGGCACGGTGGTGCCGCGCGATGTCCAGCTGTCGACGCTACCGCCCGACGTGGTCGAGATCGTGCCGCAGTATCGCGGCTACAGCTTTGCGCTGGTGAAGGATGAGATCGTCGTGGTCGATCCCGCGACATACAAGATCGTCACCGTGCTGCCGTACTCGGGACAATCCACCGCGGCAACGACGACCACGCGTGAGCGCAGCGCCAGCAAGTTTTCGGATCGCGATCGCGAAGTGATCCGCAAGCATGCGAAGACCCGCACCGAGGGACGGAGCGAACGACAGACCACCGGCAGCACTGCGCGGTCCGAGATTCACGTTGGTGACCGCGTTCCCGAGAGTGTCGAGGTCGAGGAATTCCCGAGCACCGTCTACCGGGACGCGCCCGACTTGCGCGAGTACCGCTACATTCACCGCGATACGCGGACCTATGTCGTCGAGCCCCGCGAACGCCGCATCATCGAGGAGATCGACTAGTCCACGGTCCATCGGAAGCCGCTCCATCGAGCGGCTTCCGGATTTGCGCATCAGCCTGAAGATCGCTCGCGCGCCGCAAAACGGATGGCGCGGGCCTTCGCGCTCTTTCCCGCGGCGCGCGCGGCGATCATGCTGCGTGCCTTGCCGGGGGTGCTCTTTCGGATCAGGGACGCGAGCCGCTTGCGTGCGCGGCTGGCGGTCAATCGCGCCGCCAGCTGCTCTGCCTTGCGAATGATGGTCGTGACCGAGGGCGTCAGGTTCACCGGAACCCAGGCGACGTCTTTGGTCTTGGACAGGCTGCCGATGCCTTCGCATGGCGCCTCACGCGGCAGGTCGATCCGG of the Bradyrhizobium sp. WSM1417 genome contains:
- a CDS encoding NUDIX domain-containing protein, coding for MPSKSAGIIAYRKRGEIEVLLVHPGGPFWRNKDLGAWSIPKGEYADGEDADIAARREFAEELGLELSTPLTSLGQVKQRGGKIVTAFAAEFDIDLRSIRSNSFEVEWPPRSGKRQTFPEVDRAEWFTLAAAHEKINAGQRPLLERLAEVAGSTPSRRPTPP
- a CDS encoding DUF1236 domain-containing protein, with amino-acid sequence MIRLLATTALGLVLANAAFAQSPNTNTKSEQTPQSQSNSTAPSTTSPSGAAQTQQSPSQPQQSSTPGASTQNTQATTPSSGSANSSSGTNATNSADTSSRPPNSTANSNTAGNQPASQQSANPPAANANQAQDRSNPPANNTNQAQQAPNASGTNQAQQSPNTSSSNQAQDQRNGANSQAAARTDVNLNKQQETKISASISHLNVRPLTSVNFSLNVGTVVPRDVQLSTLPPDVVEIVPQYRGYSFALVKDEIVVVDPATYKIVTVLPYSGQSTAATTTTRERSASKFSDRDREVIRKHAKTRTEGRSERQTTGSTARSEIHVGDRVPESVEVEEFPSTVYRDAPDLREYRYIHRDTRTYVVEPRERRIIEEID